The genomic stretch GTCGTTACGGGAGCTGGCGGAGGCGACCGGGACGAGCGCCAGTTTTATCAGCCAGCTTGAACGCGGCCTGACCGGGGCCAGCACCGCCTCGCTCAACCAGATGGCTTCGGCGCTCGGCGTCAGCGTCGCCATGCTGTTCGAGGAAAGCACAGCGCAAGACCATGGCGTTCTGAGGCGAAGCGAGCGGCCGAGCCTGCCGCCCAGCGACGGCTGCCGCAAGATGCTTCTGTCGCGCCCGCCGCTGAGCGACATGGAAGTCTATGTCGGGGAATTCGACATTGGCGGTTCGACCGGACCCGATCGCTACACCCATGGCGACGCGCACGAGATGCTCGTCGTGCTGCGCGGGGTCGTTGAGGTCTCGCTCGGCGAGGCGCGCCACGTGCTCGAGGAGGGTGACAGCATCGAATACACGACCTCGACGCCGCATCGCTCAGAAAACATCGGCAGTGGCCGAGCCGAAGTGATGTGGATCATCGCGCCGCCGACCTCGGTGCGCGCCGAACTCGATCAATACACGGCCTGGAAACCGCTCGCTGCCAGGTAGGTCCTATCCAAACGCGGGCATGAATGGGAGAGTTGGTGTGATGTTTAAGTCGAGATTTGCAGGCCTTGGCGCCATTCTGGCGCTTGGCGTTGTGGCTGGCGCGGCCTTCGCGCAGGAGAAGCCGGTGGCGGGCGATGTCAAGGAAGGCTCGCTCAAGGGCAAGACCCTGACGCTCGTCTCCTATGGCGGCATCTACCAGGACGGCCAGGCGGCGGCGCTGAAGGAATTCGTCGACAAGTCCGGCGTCAAGTTGCTCAATGACGGCCCGACCGAGATCGCCAAGCTGCAGGCGCAGGTCGAGTCCGGCAATGTCACCTGGGACGTCGTCGACACCGACGACCTGCCGCCATACGTCTATTGCGGCAAGCTGTTCCAGAAGCTCGATCTGACGAAGCTCGACGTCTCGAAAATCCCGGAAGGCCAGGTCGGCGAATGCTCGGTGCCGGCGATGAACTACGGCGTCGTGCTGATGTACAACAAGGAGAAATACAAGGACAATCCGCCCAAGAGCTGGGCCGACTTCTTCGATACGGCTAAATTCCCGGGTGTGCGCGGCATCGACGGCTCCGGCAGCCCGACGGGCGGTCTGCTCGAGCAGGCGTTCAAGGTTGCCGGCGGCGACCCGAAGGCGATGACGGTGGCCGATATCGACAAGGCCATCGATGTGGTCCGCAAGCTCGGCCCCGATACCATCTTCTGGAAGACCGGTGCTGAATCGCAGCAGCTCGCCGAATCCGGCGAGGCCGACATGCTGATGATGTGGACCGGCCGCGCCATGACCGCGGTCAAGAACGGCGCCAAATATGCGCCCGCCTGGCAGGATTGGCTGGTGGTGATGGACCAGATGACGATCCCCGTCGGCGTCAAGGATACGGACGCATCCTACGCGCTGCTCAACGCCTATCTCGGCAAGCAGTCGCAGGAAATCCTGGCGGAGAAGACCTCCTACACGCCGATCAACAGCGACGCGAAGCCCAAGGTCGACGATTCCGTCGCCGCCTTCCTGACCAACACGCCGGATCGCCAGAAACAGGGCTACAAGCAGAACTTCAAGTTCTGGGTCCCGAACTTCGCGGTGGCGCAGGAGAAGTGGTCGGCGCTGATGGCCGGCAACTGAACTGGCGAACGAGAGGTAGATCGTGAGCGCGTCCGAGCTTCCGACCCAACCCGCCGCCGATGTGCGGCCGGGACGGGCATGGCGGCCGTTCGCGCTCACGGCGCCGGCGCTGATCCTGCTCGTCGCGGTGATCGGCTATCCGCTGTTCACCATCGTGGTGCGCAGCCTGTCGGAGCCGGAATGGGGCGTGCAGAACTATGTCTGGTTCTTCGGCGCGCCCATCAATCTCACGGTGCTGCAGCGCACTTTCACCATCTCGGCCTGGGTGACGATCGTCTGCGTGATCTGCGCATATCCTTACGCCTATCTGATGACCGCCGTCGGGCCCCGCGTGCGGCTCGCCCTGGTGCTGTGCGTGCTTATCCCGTTCTGGGTGAGCGGGGTGGTGCGCACGCTCTCCTGGGTGATCCTGCTGCAGGATTCAGGCGTCATCAATTCGCTGCTGAGGTCGGCCGGCTTTGACGGCATAAGGCTGATCCGTACCCAGACCGGCGTGGTGATCGGCATGGCGCAGGTGCTTCTGCCCTTCATGATCCTGCCGCTCTATTCGGTGATGAAGGGCATCGACCTCAGGCTGATGCGGGCCGCGCAAAGCCTGGGCGCACGACCTTCACGCGCGTTCTTTACCGTCTACCTGCCGCTGTCGCTGCCCGGCGTCTATGCCGGCGCGATCATCGTGTTCATTCTGGCGCTGGGCTTCTACATCACGCCGGCTTTGCTTGGCGGGCCGCGCTCGACCATGCTGTCGACGCTGGTGCAGACGCAGGTGCTCAGCCTGCTGCAATGGGGCCGCGGCGGCGCCATGGGCGTGGTGCTGCTCGTCACCACGTTCGTGCTTCTGGCGCTCGCGGCACCCGTGATGCGCTCGCGGTACCGGGAAGCGGGGAGACGCTGATGGAGATCAAGCCGCTCACCCGCGTGATCCTCGGCCTCGTCTGCCTGCTGGTGGCGATATGGCTGGTGGCGCCGACGCTGGTCGTCGTGCCGATGTCGTTCAACGAGAACAAGTCGCTGGCCTTTCCGCCGCAAGGTGTCTCCTGGCAGTGGTACCAGAACTTCTTCACCAATCCGGACTGGTCATCGAGCTTCCTCAACTCGCTCAAGGTCGCCTCGGTGGTGGCGGTGCTGGCGACGGTGCTCGGCACGCTCGCGGCCTTCGGCCTCGACCGCATGAAGGCCGGGCCGGCCAATCTGCTGCGCATGCTGATGCTGACGCCGATGGTGGTGCCGGGTGTGGTGCTGGCCATCGGCATCTACGCCGTCTATCTCGACACCCATCTCGTCGGCACGCTGCTGGGCTTCGTGCTTGCCCACACCATCCTGGCACTTCCCTTCGTGCTGATCGCGGTCTCGGCCAGCCTCGAAGTGTTCGACAGGCGCCTCGAGACGGCGGCGGCGAGCCTCGGCGCCGGAGCGCTGACAGCGTTCCGCACGGTGACGCTGCCGCTGATCCTGCCTGGCATCCTGTCCGGCCTGCTCTTCGCCTTCGCCACCTCCTTCGACGAGATCGTCGTGTCGCTGTTCATCACCAACCCCTATCTCAAGACCTTGCCCGTGCAGATATTCTCCTCCATCACCCGCGACGCCGACCCGACCGTTGCCGCCGTCGGCACGATCCTGCTTTTGGCCACAACGATCCTGATCGGCGGCGGCATGCTTCTTCTTGGTCGCGAGCGGAAAGGACGCCAATGAAGCAGGCACAGGAGAGCAAGGGCGCGGCGATCGATCTCGAATCGATCAGCAAGGCCTATGGCGGCTTCAAGGCGCTGGACGGCGTGTCGTTGCGCATCGAGCCCGGCGAGTTCATGACGCTGCTCGGCCCGAGCGGCTCCGGCAAGACCACGACGCTGAATGTCGTGGCCGGCTTCACCGACGTGACCAGCGGCAAGCTGCTGGTCGGCGGCAAGAACGTCGTCGGCGTGCCGGCGCACAAGCGTAACATCGGCGTCGTCTTCCAGCATTACGCGCTGTTCCCGCATATGAGCGTCGGCCGCAACGTCGCCTATCCGCTGACGCTTCGCGGCGTCGACCAGGCAGAGCGAAAGGCGCGCGTGGCAAGGGCGCTCGACATGGTCAAGATGGGCGACTTCGCGCATCGCTATCCCAGCGAACTGTCGGGCGGCCAGCAGCAGCGCGTGGCGCTGGCCCGCGCCATCGTCTTCGACCCGCCTCTGTTGCTGATGGACGAGCCGCTCGGCGCGCTCGACAAGAAGCTGCGCGAATGGCTGCAGCTCGAGATCAAGCGCATCCATCGCGAGCTCGGCACCACCTTCGTCTATGTGACGCACGACCAGGAAGAGGCGCTGGTTCTGTCGGATCGCATCGCCGTGTTCAATCACGGGCGGATCGAGCAGGTCGGCACCGGCCGCGAGCTCTACGATGAACCGGCGACGCTGTTTGTCGGCCGCTTCATCGGCGATTCCACCGTGCTGCGCGGAGAGGCGCGAAGCGACGGCGCGAGCACGGCGCTGACGATCGCCGGCGAGACGGTGACGGCGCCGCGGCGGATCGTCGGCGAAGCCAGCCCGGTCATGCTGCTGCGTCCCGAAAAGCTCGCCATCCGCCGTCCTGGCCAGAGCGCTGCAGGCACCACCAACCGGTTGCCGGGGACGATCGCGGAAGCCATCTATCTCGGCTCGGGATCGAAATATGAGGTCCGGCTCGCCGACGGCTCCACGGCGATCGTGCGCTCGCCCCTGACCGGCGAGAGCTTTGGCCTTGGCGACAAGGTGGAGCTTTGCTTCGACGGTACCGATGCCAAGCTTCTGGCCGATGACAGCTCGGCCGACGCGACGCTGACCTGATCATCTTTTTGTTTTAACGCAATTCCGGACGGAAAACCGCTCCACACTTTTCCTGGAATTGCTCTACCGGAAGTCATTCCATGCAAGCCAAGCGCAACGGCGACATATCGTTCTGGTATGCGGATCTGGGAGGGGTGCCCGCGCCACGGCCACCCTTGCCCGGCGATATCGAGGCCGATGTCGCGATCGTCGGCGCCGGCTATACCGGCCTGTGGACCGCCTATTATCTGAAGAAGGCCAGGCCCTCGCTGCGCGTCGCGCTGATCGAGCGTGAGTTTGCCGGTTTCGGCGCTTCGGGCCGCAATGGCGGCTGGCTGTCGGGGGGGTTCTCCTGGTCGCGCGAAAAATATCTCAAGACCTCGACCCGGCAAGGTGTCAGCGCCATGCAGGCGGCGATGGCGGGCTGCGTCGACGAGGTGATCCGGGTGGCGGGCGCGGAGGGCATCGATGCCGATATCCGCCGCGTCGACAATCTGACGGTGGCCACCAACCCAGCGCAGCTCGAACGCGCGCGTGAGGAGTGCGAAACGATCCGCGCCTGGGACGTCGATCCGGGCCGCGTCGAGATGCTGGATCAGGCGGCGACGCGGGCACGCATCAACATCCGCAATGTCATGGGCGGCTTCGTCGTCCACGGCCAGGCGCGGGTGCAGCCGGCCAAGCTGGTGCGCGGGCTTGCCGCCGCCGTCGAGCGGCTGGGCGTGCCGATCTACGAACAGACGACGGTGACGGCCATCGCCAAGGGCAGCGTGACCACCGACCGCGGCACGGTGCGGGCTGAAACCATCATCCGTGCGACGGAGGGTTTCACGGCCGGCATTCCGGGCGAGGAGCGGACCTGGCTGGCGCTCAACAGCGCGCAGATCGTCACCGAGCCGCTGTCGGAGGCGCTCTGGCGCCAGATCGGGTGGGAAGGGCATGAACTTCTCGGCAACGCCGCCCACGCCTATTGCTATGCCCAGCGCACGCGCGAGGGGCGCATCACCATGGGTGGGCGCGGCGTGCCCTATCGCTACGGCTCGCGCACCGACGTCAACGGCCAGACACAGCAGGCCACGATCGACCAGCTGCATCAAATCCTGACGACGCTGCTACCGCAGACGGCGAACTGCCGCATCGAGCATGCCTGGTGCGGGGTGCTCGGCGTGCCGCGCGACTGGTGCACGACCGTCGGCCTCGATCCCGCGACCCGTATCGGCTGGGCTGGCGGCTATGTCGGGCTTGGCGTGTCGAGCTCCAACCTTTCCGGGCGCACGCTGGCCGACCTGATCCTCGGCCAGGAGACAGAGCTGACGAAGCTGCCCTGGGTCAACCGCAAGGTCAGGCCGTGGGAGCCGGAACCGTTCCGCTGGCTCGGCGTGCATTCGATGTACCAGCTTTATCGCATCGCCGACGGGCGCGAGGCGGCTGGGCTTGCGCATACGTCCAAACTGGCCGCGCTCGCCGACAGCATTACCGGCCACTGAAGCGGTTCAGCGTTCGCTGAGCCGCTCCAGCAATTTGTCTTTACGCAATTCCGGACGGAAAACCGCTGGACACTTTTCCTGGAATTGCTTTGTTCATGGAGACCAGTTTGATCGACCTTTCGACCTTCCACGATCTCGCCAAGGCTGACATCGGCGCGTTCTCACCCAAACCCACTTCCGTCGAGGGAGATCAGGTCGAGGCCGTGCGCTCGCTTTTCCAGTCGCCGGACGGGACCGTCGATATCGGCATATGGGAATGCACGCCCGGCCGCTTCACCGCCGACCGCACGGGTTCGTCGGAGATATGCCATATCATTTCGGGGCGGGTGGAGGTGAGCCGCGCCGATGGAGAGGCGCGCGAACTGGGGCCTGGCGACCTTCTCGTGCTGCCGCAGGGATGGAAGGGCGAATGGCGCATCCGGGAGACCACGCGCAAGCTCTACATGATCCAATCGGCCGGCTGATCGACTGATATCAGCCAGACATGGTCAGTGCTCGATCGGCCCCTTGGCCATCACCAGCGCTGTGCCGGCGGTGGTTGGACGCTCGATGACGCGACGCACGCGCGGCGGCTCGTCGCCGCTGTGCAGCGCGCGAAGGCGCTCGCCGACCATGGCGTCGGCATGGGTGATGCGGCCATTGTGCCTGACATATTCGAGCCAGGTCGGCGTGTGGTAGTGCTCGATCCATATCATGGGATTTTCGAGATCGCGCGCCAGCGTCCAGTTGCGGGCGCCGTCGCGGCGGCGGATGCGGCCGCGTTCGGCCATGGTGGCGAGGAATTCCGCCTCGTCCTCGTGGCGGATGATGTATTCGATCATGATGGCGATCGGACCGCTGCGCGGCTTCAAGTCGAGCGCGAGATGCGGTTCCTTGAAGCGGTTGAGCGGGTCGAGGTTCAGCACCTGCTGCTGTGGCAGCGGCAGCACAAGGCCGATCGCGCCCCCGGCCAGCATGGCGATGGCGGCGGCGATCAGCGCGGTCTCGGCGCCGCGCGCATCGGCGACGACGCCCCAGATCCAGCTGCCCAGCGCGATGCCGCCGAAGGTCGCGGTCTGGTAGACCGACAGCACCCGGCCGACCACCCAGCGCGGCGTCGCCATCTGCACGGTGACGTTGAAGTGCGAGAGCGCGATCACCCAGCAGGCGCCGCCGACCAGCAGGCCGAGCGATGTCTGCCAGGCTTGATGGCTGAGCGCCGCATTGAAGGCGCAGACAGCGAAGCCGGCGAAGGCACAGCGCACCATCGTCTCGCTGGAGAGCAACTGCCGCAGCCGCACGCTGATCAGCGCGCCGCCGACGGCGCCGATGCCGAAGGAGCCGAGCATGATGCCGTAGGTCAAGGCATCGCCCTTGACGACGTCGCGCGCGACCAGCGGCAAGAGCGCCAGGACGGCGCCGGCGCTGAAACCGAAGGCCGCGCCCCTGACCAGCACCTTGCCGATATTGGGCGACATGGCGACATAGCGCAGGCCGGCGCCCATGGCCGCCCCCAGCGACTCGCGCGGCAAGGTCGACACAGGCACGTCAGGCTTCCAGCGCGCCATCACGATGATGAGGCCGATATAGCTCACGGCGTTCGCCGCGAAGGCGGCCGCGGCGCCGGCGGCCGCAACGATGATGCCGCCGATCGCCGGACCGACGCTGCGTGTCAGGTTGAAGCCCATGGAGTTCAGCGCAACGGCGGCGGGCACCTTGTTGCGCGGAACCATGTCGCCGACGGACGCCTGCCAGGACGGGCTGTTGAGCGCCGTGCCGCTGTCGATCAGGAAGGTGAAGGCAAGCAGTGTCCAGGGGGTGATCAGGCCATACCAGGTGAACAGGGTCAGAAGCAGCGAAACGACCAGCATGAAGGTCTGCGCGACCAGCATCACCTTGCGCCGGTCGAAGCTGTCGGCGATGGCCCCGGCGACAAGCGCGAACAGCATGATCGGCAGAGTGGTCGAGGCCTGGACCAGGGCGACCTGGTAGGGCGAGGTGGCGATTGTCGTCATCATCCAGGCGGCGCCGACGCCCTGGATCAGGCCACCGAAATTGGAAACCAGACTTGCGGCCCAGACGGCCCGGAAAATACCATGCCGGAATGGCGCCAGCGCCGAAACGCCCTCGCTATCCGGTTTCTCGTCAATCATGGATGGGTTCCTGCCACGACGTGCTGATCCTTGCGGCGATCGGTTTCCCCGCATCGTTTGCCGAAACTATGGCATCGCGCCGCAAAGGGCGAACCTGATGCGCGCAAGATCATGGTCCAACAAGGGGATAGAGGAGGGCCAGCTTTTGCTTGCGAGAGGGCCGGGCTCCTCCGCACGCAGCATGGCTTGCATGATCGCGGTGAAATTGGCCGATAGCTGCAGCCGTTCTGGCGAGCCGTGTCGTTCTGAAGCGGAATGTGCCTTTCCGCGACTTTCTCAGAACCCGTTCTGGATGCGCTCGAAGATCACGTTGGTGAAGGCCGATATCTGGCCGCCGATGAACGGACCCGTGAGCGCCACCACCAGCATGATGGCGACGATCTTCGGCACGAAGGTCAGGGTGATTTCCTGGATCTGCGTCAGCGCCTGAATGAGGGCGATGCCGATGCCGACCGCCATGGCGACCAGCACCACCGGAGCGGACGCTGTCAGCACCGTCCACACCGCGTACTGGACGATGTCGAGGGCGTCGGCCTCATTCATGCGCGCGGTTGGCCTAGCTTGCCGGCTTGATCGACACGCCTGGGCCGACGGGGACTTTGGTGCCGTCCTGCAGCACCGCGATCAGTCCGCTGCTGGCGAGCGTCACCGAAGCCACTATTCCGGTGGTCTTGCCGTCGGCCGACGTGATCGAGCGGCCGATGATCGCATCGGCCTGCGACAGCGCCGAGGACTGCATGATCTGGTCGAGCTTGGTGTTGCTCTGCACCGATTGCTCGACCTGCGAGAAGGTGGCGAGCTGGGCGACGTATTGCGTCGAATCCATCGGCTTGGTCGGATCCTGGTTCTTCATCTCGGCGATCAGAAGCTTCAGGAAGGACTGGTAGTCGACCGCTGTCTTGGAGGTCGGCTTGGTGGTCGAATTGGCGCCAACCGGTATCGTCGTCGTCATGTCCACGGTCATCAGCAGCGTGCTCCCACAGCCAGCGGGCGCGAGGCGCCCGGAACATCGTCATTGCCGCCAAGCGCGCGGCGTTCGAGAGGATAAAGCGAACGGATCGCCTTCAGGGCTTCGTAGATGTGATCCTCGCCGACCATGCGGTCGATCTGCTTCAGCGCGCTGCAGATCTCGGCATCCTCGAAACTGGCGATGAGCAACGGCAGCGAGCGGCGGAACATCTCGCGGGCGTCATCGGCGCCAGCCGGGTTGATCAGCATGACCTGCACGATGAAATAGAGCTGCCTGAGCGGCGTCGATGCCTGGTCTGCCTGGATCACATGGCTTTCGAGCAGGAACTGCACGTCGTTCATCAGTTCGATGGTGACCTTGCGGTCGACGCGGATGACGGCGCCGTTGATGTAGATCTTCTCGTTGGGCTTCAGCGATATCTTCAGCGTGTTGGTCATTGAATGCCGTCGCGGATGATCTGGGACACTTCGATCAGCCCTTCGAAATTGTTGGTGCGGCCCTGGCGGATGTCCTCCGCCTCGCGCAGCAGCCACAGGCCGATGGAAATCAGGTTGGCACGCAATTCCTTGGGAAGCGCGTTGTCGCTGGAGCCAAGATCCTCGACGAAGATTGTCCAGACGCGGTTGGTGAAATTCAGCGCCTCGATCGCCTCCATCGAATCCTGGCCGGCCGCGGCCGCCGCCGACAGCATGTCGATCGAGCGGGTCAGGAGTTCGCGCTCACGGTCCTTGGCGTCCGAGACGGAGGTGCTTTGGACGTCGGCGTAGGAGAATTGATACATCGTCGGCTCTACCGTTCCGCTGGAAGTTGTCAGGTCAGGTACTTCAACAGGCTGAGCTGCTGCAGGCGCGCTGTCAGAGCAAAGGATGTCTCGATATGCTGTGTCAAATCCGCGACTTTGGTCGCGGCCGTGGCCGGGTCGACGGCTTCGAGATCGAGGATATGGCGTTCGAACAGATCGATCTGCGTCTTCATGCGGTCGCTGGCATCGGAGACGCGCTTCTGCACGATGCCGGTCTCCGACTGGACCTGGGCGATGCCGCTCAGCGCCTCGCCGACCAGCGTCTGCGAGTGGCTGACGATGCTGTCCTTGGCCGCCCGGCTGATGTTGGTGGACATCAGGCTGGAGACCATTGCCGCGGCCATGGCGAGCT from Mesorhizobium sp. 113-3-3 encodes the following:
- a CDS encoding MFS transporter, whose amino-acid sequence is MIDEKPDSEGVSALAPFRHGIFRAVWAASLVSNFGGLIQGVGAAWMMTTIATSPYQVALVQASTTLPIMLFALVAGAIADSFDRRKVMLVAQTFMLVVSLLLTLFTWYGLITPWTLLAFTFLIDSGTALNSPSWQASVGDMVPRNKVPAAVALNSMGFNLTRSVGPAIGGIIVAAAGAAAAFAANAVSYIGLIIVMARWKPDVPVSTLPRESLGAAMGAGLRYVAMSPNIGKVLVRGAAFGFSAGAVLALLPLVARDVVKGDALTYGIMLGSFGIGAVGGALISVRLRQLLSSETMVRCAFAGFAVCAFNAALSHQAWQTSLGLLVGGACWVIALSHFNVTVQMATPRWVVGRVLSVYQTATFGGIALGSWIWGVVADARGAETALIAAAIAMLAGGAIGLVLPLPQQQVLNLDPLNRFKEPHLALDLKPRSGPIAIMIEYIIRHEDEAEFLATMAERGRIRRRDGARNWTLARDLENPMIWIEHYHTPTWLEYVRHNGRITHADAMVGERLRALHSGDEPPRVRRVIERPTTAGTALVMAKGPIEH
- the flaF gene encoding flagellar biosynthesis regulator FlaF; translation: MYQFSYADVQSTSVSDAKDRERELLTRSIDMLSAAAAAGQDSMEAIEALNFTNRVWTIFVEDLGSSDNALPKELRANLISIGLWLLREAEDIRQGRTNNFEGLIEVSQIIRDGIQ
- a CDS encoding helix-turn-helix domain-containing protein; amino-acid sequence: MSKGSDKASVKTGDAPAATHAHQVLGMRLKSLRLARRLSLRELAEATGTSASFISQLERGLTGASTASLNQMASALGVSVAMLFEESTAQDHGVLRRSERPSLPPSDGCRKMLLSRPPLSDMEVYVGEFDIGGSTGPDRYTHGDAHEMLVVLRGVVEVSLGEARHVLEEGDSIEYTTSTPHRSENIGSGRAEVMWIIAPPTSVRAELDQYTAWKPLAAR
- the flgD gene encoding flagellar hook assembly protein FlgD; the encoded protein is MTVDMTTTIPVGANSTTKPTSKTAVDYQSFLKLLIAEMKNQDPTKPMDSTQYVAQLATFSQVEQSVQSNTKLDQIMQSSALSQADAIIGRSITSADGKTTGIVASVTLASSGLIAVLQDGTKVPVGPGVSIKPAS
- the fliQ gene encoding flagellar biosynthesis protein FliQ, which encodes MNEADALDIVQYAVWTVLTASAPVVLVAMAVGIGIALIQALTQIQEITLTFVPKIVAIMLVVALTGPFIGGQISAFTNVIFERIQNGF
- a CDS encoding cupin domain-containing protein; amino-acid sequence: METSLIDLSTFHDLAKADIGAFSPKPTSVEGDQVEAVRSLFQSPDGTVDIGIWECTPGRFTADRTGSSEICHIISGRVEVSRADGEARELGPGDLLVLPQGWKGEWRIRETTRKLYMIQSAG
- a CDS encoding ABC transporter ATP-binding protein, translating into MKQAQESKGAAIDLESISKAYGGFKALDGVSLRIEPGEFMTLLGPSGSGKTTTLNVVAGFTDVTSGKLLVGGKNVVGVPAHKRNIGVVFQHYALFPHMSVGRNVAYPLTLRGVDQAERKARVARALDMVKMGDFAHRYPSELSGGQQQRVALARAIVFDPPLLLMDEPLGALDKKLREWLQLEIKRIHRELGTTFVYVTHDQEEALVLSDRIAVFNHGRIEQVGTGRELYDEPATLFVGRFIGDSTVLRGEARSDGASTALTIAGETVTAPRRIVGEASPVMLLRPEKLAIRRPGQSAAGTTNRLPGTIAEAIYLGSGSKYEVRLADGSTAIVRSPLTGESFGLGDKVELCFDGTDAKLLADDSSADATLT
- the flbT gene encoding flagellar biosynthesis repressor FlbT; this translates as MTNTLKISLKPNEKIYINGAVIRVDRKVTIELMNDVQFLLESHVIQADQASTPLRQLYFIVQVMLINPAGADDAREMFRRSLPLLIASFEDAEICSALKQIDRMVGEDHIYEALKAIRSLYPLERRALGGNDDVPGASRPLAVGARC
- a CDS encoding ABC transporter permease, coding for MSASELPTQPAADVRPGRAWRPFALTAPALILLVAVIGYPLFTIVVRSLSEPEWGVQNYVWFFGAPINLTVLQRTFTISAWVTIVCVICAYPYAYLMTAVGPRVRLALVLCVLIPFWVSGVVRTLSWVILLQDSGVINSLLRSAGFDGIRLIRTQTGVVIGMAQVLLPFMILPLYSVMKGIDLRLMRAAQSLGARPSRAFFTVYLPLSLPGVYAGAIIVFILALGFYITPALLGGPRSTMLSTLVQTQVLSLLQWGRGGAMGVVLLVTTFVLLALAAPVMRSRYREAGRR
- a CDS encoding NAD(P)/FAD-dependent oxidoreductase; this translates as MQAKRNGDISFWYADLGGVPAPRPPLPGDIEADVAIVGAGYTGLWTAYYLKKARPSLRVALIEREFAGFGASGRNGGWLSGGFSWSREKYLKTSTRQGVSAMQAAMAGCVDEVIRVAGAEGIDADIRRVDNLTVATNPAQLERAREECETIRAWDVDPGRVEMLDQAATRARINIRNVMGGFVVHGQARVQPAKLVRGLAAAVERLGVPIYEQTTVTAIAKGSVTTDRGTVRAETIIRATEGFTAGIPGEERTWLALNSAQIVTEPLSEALWRQIGWEGHELLGNAAHAYCYAQRTREGRITMGGRGVPYRYGSRTDVNGQTQQATIDQLHQILTTLLPQTANCRIEHAWCGVLGVPRDWCTTVGLDPATRIGWAGGYVGLGVSSSNLSGRTLADLILGQETELTKLPWVNRKVRPWEPEPFRWLGVHSMYQLYRIADGREAAGLAHTSKLAALADSITGH
- a CDS encoding ABC transporter permease gives rise to the protein MEIKPLTRVILGLVCLLVAIWLVAPTLVVVPMSFNENKSLAFPPQGVSWQWYQNFFTNPDWSSSFLNSLKVASVVAVLATVLGTLAAFGLDRMKAGPANLLRMLMLTPMVVPGVVLAIGIYAVYLDTHLVGTLLGFVLAHTILALPFVLIAVSASLEVFDRRLETAAASLGAGALTAFRTVTLPLILPGILSGLLFAFATSFDEIVVSLFITNPYLKTLPVQIFSSITRDADPTVAAVGTILLLATTILIGGGMLLLGRERKGRQ
- a CDS encoding extracellular solute-binding protein, which gives rise to MFKSRFAGLGAILALGVVAGAAFAQEKPVAGDVKEGSLKGKTLTLVSYGGIYQDGQAAALKEFVDKSGVKLLNDGPTEIAKLQAQVESGNVTWDVVDTDDLPPYVYCGKLFQKLDLTKLDVSKIPEGQVGECSVPAMNYGVVLMYNKEKYKDNPPKSWADFFDTAKFPGVRGIDGSGSPTGGLLEQAFKVAGGDPKAMTVADIDKAIDVVRKLGPDTIFWKTGAESQQLAESGEADMLMMWTGRAMTAVKNGAKYAPAWQDWLVVMDQMTIPVGVKDTDASYALLNAYLGKQSQEILAEKTSYTPINSDAKPKVDDSVAAFLTNTPDRQKQGYKQNFKFWVPNFAVAQEKWSALMAGN